In Plasmodium knowlesi strain H genome assembly, chromosome: 7, one DNA window encodes the following:
- a CDS encoding PIH1 domain-containing protein, putative, with protein sequence MTMKDEGALRITYEEKDRLQKAFRQHEFRALFDDYFDEVSDEKYRKEKEEYLFNLYFNGELKKNKIIIEPIIAFCVKTKIVYSNQTQQKMFVNICSHEGMHCISFEGDGGGKLSIPYALSQMRPDKTGKGASCLTVDCCTNPSTIDMVRTHNEILNYLLENVCMSIEKNILKDREKISRDFKISKKMVCKGGKPFALCINKDFLRHSVVLDVEKKLESMRSKFEREYDTTTPSKVEQLISGSKVKTEVHVRKDQEYAKNLQEEEKDLDESAKDIELETITQFSETVERCRECDEQMERTRKTEFSITYQGSINAASLWGQREHPNVCISLPEKMKICICTKGFVTSENILLQIQKKRLEVKFVNCDEDDVVADLPYPCNVKDYSCVIRRDKEKIEIYLNLCEEFVKMYAKSLYEKYFSSKETEVHVAELDYIDDVLQGVEESTVNVESAVNVESAVNVESAVNVESAVNVESAVNVESAVNVENVADRSNVEDTQMQCGEQVTTCSNLKEREGDVEIPSEDEKTKEDRISVGEERTHNVLTPFEEKLFVDTPQGEENMKRELPPSDESACTWEKAQVDATDSRTTLFPEIGKNHEEGKQKEHIHCSLGRREESLEGEKTMTSDYPKIEFINDDATVETNRVTPQSAQSSSGLVKKHVRRKANKLIEEGEKGEVLTSQVDPNGCQSLLDMQMYETMDMAGAFSCSLWAAYL encoded by the exons ATGACCATGAAGGACGAAGGCGCACTGAGAATTACTTACGAAGAGAAGGATCGCCTGCAAAAGGCATTCCGGCAACATGAATTCCGAGCGCTATTTGATGATTATTTTGATGAAGTTTCTGATGAAAAGTatcgaaaggaaaaggaggagtatCTCTTTAACTTATATTTCAATGGAGAgctcaaaaaaaacaaaattattattgAACCTATTATAGCCTTTTGTGTGAAAACCAAAATTGTGTATTCTAATCAAACGCAGCAGAAGATGTTCGTAAATATTTGTTCTCATGAGGGGATGCACTGTATATCCTTTGAGGGGGATGGGGGGGGCAAGTTGAGCATTCCCTACGCCCTTTCGCAGATGAGGCCAGACAAGACGG GAAAAGGCGCGTCATGCCTCACCGTCGACTGCTGCACTAACCCCTCCACCATAGACATGGTGAGGACGCACAACGAAATCCTCAACTATCTCCTGGAGAACGTGTGCATGagcattgaaaaaaatatactaaaAGACAGGGAGAAGATAAGCCGAGACTTTAAAATATCGAAGAAGATGGTgtgcaaaggaggaaagcCTTTTGCCCTGTGCATTAACAAGGACTTCTTAAGGCATTCAGTCGTTCTAGATGTGGAAAAGAAGCTAGAAAGCATGAGGAGTAAGTTTGAGAGGGAGTATGACACCACGACGCCGTCGAAAGTAGAACAACTTATATCGGGAAGTAAAGTGAAGACAGAGGTGCACGTGAGGAAAGACcaagaatatgcaaagaatttacaggaagaggaaaaggatcTCGATGAATCTGCAAAGGATATCGAACTAGAGACAATTACACAGTTTAGTGAAACCGTAGAAAGGTGTAGGGAATGTGATGAACAGATGGAGCGAACAAGGAAGACGGAATTTTCTATCACCTACCAAGGGTCCATAAACGCAGCTTCTTTGTGGGGCCAACGCGAACACCCCAATGTGTGCATAAGCTTAcctgaaaaaatgaaaatttgtaTATGTACTAAGGGGTTCGTAACGAGTGAAAATATATTACTGCAAATTCAGAAGAAAAGGCTGGAGGTGAAATTTGTGAACTGCGATGAAGATGACGTGGTGGCTGATCTTCCATACCCATGCAACGTGAAGGACTACTCCTGTGTCATAAGAAGGGACAAGGAGAAGATAGAAATTTACCTCAACTTGTGCGAAGAGTTCGTTAAGATGTATGCCAAGAGTTTGTATGAGAAGTACTTTTCCAGCAAGGAGACGGAGGTGCACGTCGCAGAGCTGGATTACATCGACGACGTGTTGCAGGGGGTGGAGGAGAGCACGGTAAACGTGGAGAGCGCGGTAAACGTGGAGAGCGCGGTAAACGTGGAGAGCGCGGTAAACGTGGAGAGCGCGGTAAACGTGGAGAGCGCGGTAAACGTGGAGAGCGCGGTAAACGTGGAGAACGTGGCGGACAGGTCCAACGTGGAGGACACCCAGATGCAGTGCGGAGAGCAAGTAACCACTTGCAGCAACTTGAAAGAGCGGGAAGGCGATGTGGAAATCCCATCAGAGGACGAAAAAACGAAGGAGGACAGGATCAGCGTAGGAGAAGAGAGGACCCATAATGTCTTAACCCCATTTGAGGAAAAACTTTTTGTTGATACTCCCCAAGGTGAGGAGAATATGAAAAGGGAACTCCCTCCCTCTGATGAATCCGCGTGTACATGGGAGAAGGCACAAGTGGATGCGACGGATAGCAGGACGACGTTATTTCCTGAGATAGGAAAAAAccatgaggaaggaaaacaaaaggaacacATTCATTGCTCGTTGGGAAGGAGAGAAGAGTCACTTGAGGGAGAGAAAACCATGACCTCTGATTATCCCAAGATAGAATTCATAAATGACGATGCTACTGTGGAAACAAATAGAGTGACCCCCCAGAGTGCGCAGTCATCGTCTGGATTGGTCAAGAAGCATGTAAGAAGGAAAGCAAACAAATTGATCGAGGAAGGTGAAAAGGGTGAAGTACTCACTTCCCAAGTGGACCCTAATGGATGCCAGTCTCTGCTGGACATGCAAATGTACGAGACTATGGACATGGCGGGGGCCTTCTCGTGTAGCTTGTGGGCGGCGTACTTGTaa
- a CDS encoding proteasome subunit beta type-6, putative, whose amino-acid sequence MEVESMKAELMGAPLREDPYDIKTPISDGTTIIGIIYEHGVMLACDTRTSSGTLISNKCSRKINRINENIYACRSGASAHSQKVIELIKYFCLSMKCENRKKGRFHEDEVITDDLANEEDIDINAINNPFGLAQNGDPNYVTKHKYFYEDKFMDFNPPVENVAHMTKKLLYANNNFLSCGLILGGYDKDKKQQLYSINLNGSIVQRFDYAVSGSGSVYIQSYLQDKYKKNMSKKECFELILGCVKYAMYNDNSSGGIVRIVNITKLFVEEFTVTNTQLHFDY is encoded by the coding sequence ATGGAAGTCGAAAGCATGAAGGCAGAATTGATGGGAGCCCCACTGAGGGAAGACCCGTACGACATCAAGACGCCCATTTCCGACGGCACGACCATCATAGGAATAATTTATGAGCATGGAGTCATGCTGGCGTGTGACACCAGGACATCTTCCGGAACACTCATTAGCAACAAGTGCTCTAGGAAGATAAACAGAATTAACGAAAACATATATGCCTGTCGTAGTGGAGCTTCTGCACACAGTCAGAAGGTAATCGAACTGATTAAGTATTTTTGCTTATCCATGAAGTGtgaaaatagaaagaaaggaaggtttcACGAGGACGAAGTTATTACGGATGACCTCGCGAATGAAGAAGATATCGACATCAATGCAATTAACAACCCATTCGGTTTAGCACAAAACGGGGATCCCAATTATGTAACAAAGCATAAATACTTTTACGAAGATAAATTTATGGACTTCAATCCGCCAGTTGAAAATGTTGCCCACATGACAAAGAAGCTACTGTATGCGAACAACAATTTTCTCTCCTGTGGTCTTATCCTGGGAGGATACGACAAAGACAAGAAGCAACAACTGTACTCGATTAACCTAAACGGAAGCATCGTCCAACGGTTCGATTACGCTGTTAGCGGAAGTGGTAGTGTGTACATACAGTCCTACTTGCAGGACAAgtacaagaaaaatatgagcaAAAAGGAGTGCTTTGAATTGATCCTGGGATGCGTCAAGTACGCCATGTACAACGACAACAGCAGCGGTGGCATCGTGCGAATCGTCAACATAACCAAGCTATTCGTGGAGGAGTTCACCGTCACGAACACACAGCTGCACTTTGATTACTAA
- a CDS encoding nucleolar protein Nop52, putative, translating into MEENKKRGKKKTEKSEIELLFVDLCHVNKERRDTGIKALTDYIKKKKVPLDGHNLSYICKGLFYYYWLCYSSEEQKIAACKISKILRNIDEVDKSEEKKGVFLFLQNFLRVMSSKYDSLDLYRLNKFLFLFKVFQAECLLFLHRYSWRSDYIKRYNKIMLRIFDDTNDVFYNHIDTFFKEFFGNQFYLKAKDQNEKVHIKNFLLLMDFFFKIICKTERKHIIDVIRNKIFSVILKLNVGKNMLEKRICRYLGKCKNPYATKVLRGFYNSFVAGHGERGGNKQKCNKKDKKSGSKKTPIFVENFEATGAYNGSASAPSREEEQISRNNGDSHLTTPRDGAKGGEKQLDGVLNCKKRSKRDRASNEFNRLRAIIEEGDDAEMEDDLSSDLESDIGSDEENDIGMNMGKDRMKGKKKKVLKRKREENGNLDDKKKKKKKKKKVNMQEAIIMEDNLVGKMKSSSKKNKKEIEKKKKKKKNKDKYNNGEGSNAPDGEHASSSIEGKDKHKLNIIDFIQNNKRGFSGSIILENKGKSDLPIYSIDKSDLQGGCIQGRKLKVNKHLKKKNSACSASSDNRVCQTHPCYTLLTNDEGEDDICLQLENADRGDVVANGDHKNVHIGMIKKKIVKSNVEKSKKGKKMEKFAKLGKMIKLAKQGKLVRLAKQSKLAKLAKRNKMAKIAKQNKKSKTEKKNSMIIGQGGEDKNKSALSNGVATDAKGKIRERRKNGIVKKTILKKGKTKSHVTKRVHFNLNKNTIEYIPRIKKKNVNSYFFLDNFRNLINVPAFL; encoded by the coding sequence atggaagaaaataaaaaaagagggaagaaaaagacggAGAAGTCAGAAATTGAACTGTTATTTGTTGACCTGTGCCATgtgaataaagaaagaagggaCACAGGAATAAAGGCCTTGACtgattatataaaaaaaaaaaaagtacctcTGGATGGACATAATTTGTCCTACATTTGCAAAGGCCTATTTTACTATTATTGGCTATGTTACTCATCGGAAGAGCAAAAAATCGCAGCTTgcaaaataagcaaaatTTTAAGAAACATTGATGAGGTGGACAagagcgaagaaaaaaaaggcgtcttcctatttttgcaaaacttTTTAAGGGTTATGTCTAGTAAGTATGACTCTCTGGACCTTTACCGCTTGAacaagtttttatttttattcaaagTTTTCCAGGCAGAGTGTCTCCTTTTCCTACATCGGTACTCATGGCGCAGTGATTACATCAAGAGGTATAACAAAATAATGCTTCGAATATTTGACGACACAAATGACGTTTTTTACAATCACATcgatacattttttaaagaattttttggaaaccaattttatttaaaggCTAAGgatcaaaatgaaaaagtgcaCATAAAGAATTTTCTCTTACTcatggactttttttttaaaattatttgcaAGACAGAAAGAAAACACATAATCGATGTaattagaaataaaatattctctGTCATTTTGAAGTTAAATGTAGGGAAAAATATGCTGGAGAAGAGAATTTGCAGGTACCTtgggaaatgcaaaaatcCCTATGCTACCAAAGTCCTCAGGGGGTTTTACAATTCCTTTGTTGCAGGCCACGGTGAACGTGGGGGGAATAAGCAGAAGTGCAAcaagaaggacaaaaagagTGGATCGAAAAAGACGCCCATTTTTGTGGAAAACTTTGAGGCCACGGGGGCGTACAATGGTTCCGCTTCTGCCCCGTCcagggaggaagaacaaatttcGCGAAATAATGGAGATTCCCATTTGACCACCCCTAGGGATGGCGCAAAGGGTGGAGAGAAACAATTGGATGGTGTGCTTAACTGTAAGAAGAGGTCCAAAAGGGATCGAGCGTCGAACGAGTTCAACCGCCTCAGGGCGATCATCGAGGAGGGCGACGACGCAGAGATGGAAGACGACCTGAGCAGTGATTTGGAAAGTGATATAGGAAGTGACGAGGAAAATGATATTGGAATGAATATGGGAAAGGACCGcatgaaggggaagaagaagaaggtccTGAAGCGAAAGAGAGAAGAGAACGGTAACCtggacgataaaaaaaagaagaagaagaaaaaaaaaaaagtcaataTGCAGGAAGCGATAATTATGGAAGACAATTTGGTGGGAAAGATGAAGTCGTCGTccaagaagaacaaaaaagaaattgaaaaaaaaaaaaaaaaaaaaaagaacaaagacAAATACAACAACGGAGAAGGAAGCAACGCGCCCGATGGAGAACACGCAAGCAGCTCAATCGAAGGGAAAGACAAACACAAACTTAATATCATAGACTTTATCCAAAATAACAAACGAGGTTTTTCGGGGAGTATTATTCTCGAAAATAAGGGGAAGTCGGATTTGCCCATCTATTCCATTGACAAGTCGGACTTGCAGGGAGGGTGCATACAGGGGAGGAAGCTAAAAGTGAACAAAcacttgaagaagaaaaatagcgCCTGCTCTGCTAGTAGCGATAATCGAGTTTGTCAAACACACCCGTGCTACACCCTGCTGACAAATGACGAGGGAGAAGACGACATATGTCTACAACTCGAAAATGCGGACAGGGGAGATGTAGTTGCTAACGGAGATCACAAGAACGTGCACATaggaatgataaaaaagaaaatagtaAAAAGCAATGTGGAAAAgtcaaaaaaggggaaaaaaatggaaaaatttgcCAAACTGGGAAAAATGATCAAGCTAGCGAAACAAGGCAAATTGGTGAGGCTAGCGAAACAAAGCAAGTTGGCCAAGCTGGCGAAGCGaaataaaatggcaaaaatagctaaacaaaacaaaaagtcaaaaacggaaaaaaaaaattctatgATAATAGGCCAAGGGGGCgaagacaaaaacaaaagcGCGCTGAGCAACGGCGTAGCAACCGATGCGAAAGGGAAAATcagggaaaggagaaaaaatggcatcgTCAAGAAaaccattttgaaaaaagggaaaaccaAGTCACACGTGACAAAAAGAGTTCATTTTAACCTGAACAAAAATACCATCGAGTACATTCCGCgcataaagaagaaaaatgtcaATTCGTATTTCTTTCTCGACAATTTTCGCAACTTAATTAATGTCCCCGCGTTTTTGTag
- a CDS encoding PUB domain-containing protein, putative yields MEEENKLVEKMIEFGYSKEISLRVIKKSRAKTIDEVLNWIEQSEQNGGDEDDGYDGGATTPAECLNDKDGGKNPEHTTTNTADKGESKPKMTPEEAQRKAMELQKKIREKKMMKEKEEEIQKEKNRISMAKEMQKRREQMEEFERKKYIENLEKEKNEHKKEKEKQLQLLRKEYEAKFGIAYQVQSEKKSINDLTENEKREEIAILLNSLKNKHKDKKKELLSSLTILKTYFSNIRDNILEKKFQKIKKENKVFVEKIKVYEEMLQVFLLVGFEDTGDFYEIKNYPNTYLLSSAIKFIDLIMKNLSS; encoded by the exons atggaagaagagaatAAG CTGGTGGAGAAGATGATCGAGTTTGGCTACTCCAAGGAAATCAGTCTGAGGGTTATCAAGAAGAGCCGCGCGAAAACAA TCGACGAAGTGTTAAATTGGATCGAGCAGAGTGAACAAAATGGAGGTGACGAGGATGACGGATACGATGGAGGTGCAACAACTCCTGCTGAGTGTTTAAACGATAAAGACGGAGGAAAGAACCCCGAACACACAACAACGAACACCGCGGACAAGGGTGAAAGCAAACCCAAAATGACCCCAGAAGAAGCACAGAGGAAAGCAATGGaactacagaaaaaaataagagaaaaaaaaatgatgaaagaaaaagaagaagaaatacaaaaagaaaaaaaccgAATTTCTATGGCgaaagaaatgcaaaaaagaagagaacaaatggaagaattcgaaagaaaaaaatacatcgaaaatttggaaaaagaaaaaaatgaacataaaaaggaaaaagaaaaacagcTTCAATtgttaaggaaggaatatgAAGCCAAGTTTGGTATCGCATACCAAGTacagagtgaaaaaaaaagcattaaTGATTtgacagaaaatgaaaagagggAAGAGATTGCCATTTTGCTAAACagcttaaaaaataaacacaagGACAAGAAGAAGGAGTTACTGAGCTCGCTAACTATTTTGAAAACGTACTTTTCCAATATCAGGGATAATATTTTGGAGAAGAAGTttcagaaaattaaaaaggagaataaggTGTTCGTCGAAAAGATTAAAGTGTACGAGGAGATGCTACAGGTGTTTTTGCTTGTCGGGTTTGAGGACACGG GCGATTTTTACGAAATTAAAAACTACCCAAACACGTACCTCCTCTCGTCGGCCATCAAATTCATTGATTTAATTATGAAGAATTTGAGTTCGtag
- a CDS encoding selenoprotein, putative, producing the protein MYYLKLFLKLLLLLFLSYDFIVLKNGTREVVHGDRNFLKESYEFLFVQKDTFPSYINRDNQISIYFCKSUQSHYVLSRIKKYFDLLNHGEDTEIYFEEDSYQADNSSNGEEKYVIFLRNIKAALIYRLICRFVLFIYVLIAASLIFPHYLKPYIPPILLNNRRFNEVFENMQQKKLMVLGIMFFSYNVIYGMLCNTSVIHVYQNRNLIYDDYYSDHLFVQRLRENMTHVPG; encoded by the coding sequence ATGTATTACCTAAAATTATTCCTGAAATTATTGTTGCTCCTCTTTTTAAGCTACGATTTCATCGTTTTGAAGAACGGGACTAGGGAAGTTGTGCATGGAGacagaaattttttaaaagaaagtTATGAATTTTTATTCGTCCAAAAGGACACATTTCCATCATACATAAATAGGGACAATCAAatctccatttatttttgcaaatccTGACAATCTCACTATGTGTTAAGTCgaataaagaaatatttcGATTTATTAAACCATGGAGAGGATacggaaatatattttgaagaagacaGTTACCAAGCAGACAACAGTAGCAATGGTGAAGAAAAGTATGTTATATTTTTGCGGAACATCAAGGCGGCATTAATTTACCGACTTATATGCcgttttgtcctttttatttACGTCCTGATTGCAGCAAGTTTGATATTCCCGCATTATTTGAAACCGTACATACCACCAATTCTGCTAAACAATCGGAGGTTCAATGAAGTGTTTGAAAatatgcaacaaaaaaaactaatGGTACTTGGcatcatgtttttttcttacaacGTCATATATGGGATGTTGTGCAACACAAGTGTGATACATGTGTACCAAAATAGGAATTTGATTTACGACGATTATTACTCCGATCATCTATTTGTGCAGCGCCTCCGCGAGAATATGACTCATGTGCCTGGGTAA
- a CDS encoding merozoite surface protein, putative encodes MKLACALFFLLAVASNCGSHFFTFCSVDNSSVSQQTHRIPYLQRLSELIALSSYRELSDKRAEEKKNLRRKREDSYTPHIADDSSVNEEEVTIATINGEEKVKKTEKAEEDIESDYVGVPKEEDDSGKGISLDEEAGSIDYEHSMNAEAAGSIDYEHSVNAEAADSIDYEHSVNAEAADSIDYEHSMNAEAAGSIDYEHSVNAEAADSIDYEHSMNAEAAGSIDYEHSMNAEAAGSIDYEHSMNAETAGSIDYEHSMNAEAGASEGEEHTHKKFDGQSEDAFIRFFSPKSCITLPGEEASEKCKDVRGGNNSEYDIKVTYNEKEEHINRGENKCINLNINDGSPPSKDGPSNIFINLSLVPNIPEEIINDFYSIIKKLKTMFEIMEPEESNAQTEIIGSA; translated from the coding sequence ATGAAACTGGCATGTGCGTTATTCTTCCTGCTTGCAGTTGCAAGTAATTGTGgatcccattttttcaccttctgTTCTGTGGACAATTCTAGTGTGTCTCAACAGACGCACAGAATTCCCTATCTCCAAAGGTTAAGTGAACTAATTGCTCTCTCATCGTACCGAGAGCTGAGTGACAAAAGGgcggaagagaaaaagaacttaaggagaaaaagggaggacaGCTACACGCCACACATAGCAGATGATTCTAGTGTGAATGAGGAGGAAGTTACAATTGCCACCATTAATGGGGAAGAGAAGGTAAAGAAGACCGAGAAGGCCGAGGAAGACATCGAAAGTGACTATGTAGGTGTcccaaaggaggaagatgatTCCGGTAAAGGCATCAGCCTAGATGAGGAAGCAGGTTCCATAGATTATGAACATTCTATGAATGCTGAGGCAGCAGGTTCCATAGATTATGAACATTCTGTGAATGCTGAGGCAGCAGATTCCATAGACTATGAACATTCTGTGAATGCTGAGGCAGCAGATTCCATAGACTATGAACATTCTATGAATGCTGAAGCAGCAGGTTCCATAGATTATGAACATTCTGTGAATGCTGAGGCAGCAGATTCCATAGACTATGAACATTCTATGAATGCTGAAGCAGCAGGTTCCATAGATTATGAACATTCTATGAATGCTGAGGCAGCAGGTTCCATAGACTATGAACATTCTATGAATGCTGAAACAGCAGGTTCCATAGATTATGAACATTCTATGAATGCTGAGGCAGGCGCCtctgaaggagaagaacataCACATAAGAAGTTCGATGGACAATCCGAAGATGCATTTATAAGGTTTTTCTCCCCCAAATCATGTATTACCCTGCCAGGAGAGGAAGCATCCGAAAAATGTAAGGATGTGCGAGGGGGAAATAATTCAGAATATGACATTAAGGTAACGTACaacgaaaaagaggaacacaTCAATCGTGGTGAGAACAAGTGCATAAACCTTAACATTAACGATGGATCCCCTCCAAGTAAAGATGGGCCCTCaaacatttttatcaacCTTTCTTTGGTTCCCAACATTCcggaagaaataataaacGACTTTTACTCCATCATCAAAAAGTTGAAGACCATGTTTGAAATTATGGAACCTGAGGAAAGCAATGCACAGACGGAGATAATAGGAAGTGCATAA
- a CDS encoding adenylate kinase-like protein 2, putative, with protein METLLDSETLKNYEKETNEYIRKKKVEKLFDVILKNVLVNKPENVYLYIYKNIYSFLLNKIFVIGPPLLKITPTLCSAIASCFSYYHLSASHMIESYTFGEVADAAESSTSKKLVSDDLICSIVKSNISQLNAKQKRGYVIEGFPSTNLQADSCLRHLPSYVFVLYADEEYIYEKYEQENNVKICSDTNSKIYDENTQLFEVAELNTNPLKDEIKVYLRNISGVMTILGDRKEVLNLRDYDENGLIEHVMNTIGQTKDEWNCVFDDYEVD; from the exons atggAAACCTTGCTAGACAGCGAAACGTTAAAGAACTACGAAAAGGAAACGAATGAATAcattcgcaaaaaaaaagtggagaaattGTTCGatgttattttaaaaaatgtcctCGTAAATAAACCGGAAAATGTGTacttgtacatatataagaacatttattccttccttttgaacaaaatttttgtgATCGGCCCTCCTTTGCTCAAAATTACTCCCACCTTATGTTCTGCGATTGCCAGCTGCTTTAGCTACTACCACCTCAGTGCCTCGCACATGATCGAGTCTTACACGTTTGGTGAAGTAGCTGACGCTGCAGAAAGTTCGACAAGCAAAAAGTTAG TCAGTGACGACTTAATCTGCTCCATCGTTAAAAGCAATATAAGCCAGCTGAACGCGAAGCAAAAGAGGGGGTATGTGATTGAAGGGTTCCCCAGCACCAATCTTCAGGCAGACAGTTGCCTACGGCATTTACCATCCTACGTTTTTGTCCTCTACGCTGACGAAGAGTACATTTATGAGAAATACGAGCAAGAGAACAACGTAAAAATTTGTTCTGACACGAACAGCAAAATCTATGATGAAAATACACAGTTGTTCGAAGTGGCCGAGCTCAACACGAATCCGCTGAAGGATGAGATAAAGGTCTACTTAAG GAACATATCAGGGGTGATGACCATCCTCGGCGACCGTAAGGAGGTGCTAAACTTGCGCGACTACGATGAAAATGGCTTAATCGAGCACGTAATG AATACGATTGGCCAGACCAAGGATGAGTGGAATTGTGTGTTCGACGATTATGAAGTGGATTGA